From Montipora foliosa isolate CH-2021 chromosome 6, ASM3666993v2, whole genome shotgun sequence, a single genomic window includes:
- the LOC138006171 gene encoding uncharacterized protein gives MLHVFNQPLILNFDLLLFNLLNKHVALLHHYDVSDRFFAINRLVKVRYKLSLLLFSEWVDLPSVPTVTPLRPDQFAQELCFHPDQAQVSYVIEGLRDGFKLGFEDRCSLKSARRNKATAFKHPKVIDDYLCNETKLGRVAGPFTIPPIRQLHISSFGIIPKKGQLGKWRLIVDMSSPGGRSVNDGIDPEKFSMQYVRVDDIIRMVVRHGRGALIAKFDVEAAYRNIPVHPSDRYLLGLKWRGQFYVDLVLPFGLRSAPYIFNSVADMVEWILINNYGLSDLVHYLDDFITVGPPDSSSCQQNLATALTVCKQLGLPLHPKKCEGPASSLDILGIHLNSIDQTAQLPQEKLTALRQLLDQWSGRRTCNRNQLESLIGHLHHAAKVVWPGRAFIRRMIDLLSCFRSRNHPIRLNREFQLDLEWWKKFLNSWHGVSFWLFPGLTPCPDVEVFSDASGSVGFGAFCGREWFNGRWLACQSDLSIAYKELFPVVIAADLFGHRWCKKHVLCHGLSNSDSRVSIAEPNRSALELQCLKFLQDGLSIATQKSYNSAQRRFVNFCYQLGKIHASGSPCPAEEWTLCLFATFLANSMRHSSIKVYLSAVRALHIEQGFGDPLTNCLRLQRVLRGIKRKQGESQRQRLPITDNLMLVIKRSLNLNTVDHCMFWAACTLAYFGFLRSSEFTVSSLSAFNPSCHLQVKDVSVDSAVAPMCLRLCIKASKTDPFRRGTFIHIGRGKPPLCAVDALLQYLNLRGDSPGPLFLLQSGQPLTRSLLTSWLRQIMDNAGIQGNFSSHSFRIGAATVAARNGVPDHQIQTLGRWSSNAYQLYIRTPSEVLASLSLQLA, from the exons ATGTTACACGTGTTCAACCAACCATTGATCTTGAACTTTgatcttttgttatttaatcTCCTCAATAAGCATGTAGCTTTACTTCACCATTATGATGTTTCCGACCGCTTTTTTGCAATAAATCGGCTTGTTAAGGTTCGTTATAAactgtcattgttgttgttttcagaGTGGGTTGACCTCCCATCTGTTCCAACAGTTACCCCTTTGCGCCCGGACCAATTTGCACAGGAACTCTGCTTTCACCCAGATCAAGCTCAAGTCTCATATGTTATTGAGGGGTTAAGGGATGGTTTTAAACTTGGTTTTGAAGATCGTTGCTCCCTGAAATCTGCAAGGAGGAACAAAGCTACGGCTTTCAAACATCCTAAAGTCATTGACGATTATCTGTGTAATGAGACCAAGCTGGGTAGGGTGGCTGGGCCCTTTACCATTCCACCTATTCGCCAGTTGCATATcagcagttttggcattattCCCAAAAAGGGACAACTTGGAAAATGGCGCCTGATAGTGGATATGTCATCCCCGGGTGGGCGCAGTGTCAACGATGGTATAGATCCCGAAAAGTTTAGCATGCAGTACGTGCGAGTCGATGATATTATACGTATGGTAGTCAGACATGGTCGGGGGGCACTCATAGCCAAATTTGATGTTGAAGCTGCCTACAGGAATATCCCCGTCCACCCATCAGATCGGTATCTGTTGGGCTTAAAATGGCGTGGTCAATTTTATGTTGACTTAGTTCTCCCCTTTGGATTAAGGTCAGCCCCTTATATATTTAACTCAGTTGCTGACATGGTCGAGTGGATCCTGATTAACAATTATGGCCTATCAGACCTGGTTCACTATTTGGATGATTTCATCACAGTTGGCCCCCCAGATTCTTCATCTTGCCAGCAGAATCTGGCTACTGCATTAACGGTGTGCAAACAATTAGGCTTGCCGTTGCACCCTAAGAAATGCGAAGGCCCAGCTTCGTCCCTTGATATTTTAGGCATTCATCTGAATTCTATTGATCAGACGGCACAACTTCCCCAAGAGAAGTTGACTGCGCTGCGGCAGCTACTTGATCAGTGGTCAGGAAGACGCACTTGCAATAGGAATCAATTGGAATCCCTGATTGGCCATCTTCATCATGCGGCAAAGGTAGTGTGGCCTGGAAGGGCATTCATCAGACGCATGATCGATTTATTAAGTTGCTTTCGCTCGAGAAACCACCCTATTCGTTTGAATCGCGAATTTCAACTGGACCTTGAATGGTGGAAGAAGTTTTTGAACAGCTGGCATGGAGTTAGCTTTTGGCTGTTCCCTGGTCTGACACCTTGCCCAGACGTGGAAGTGTTTTCTGATGCATCGGGATCAGTTGGGTTTGGAGCCTTTTGTGGTAGAGAATGGTTTAATGGTAGATGGTTGGCATGCCAAAGTGACCTTTCAATAGCCTACAAAGAGCTATTTCCTGTGGTCATTGCTGCAGATTTATTCGGTCATAGATGGTGCAAGAAACATGTTTT ATGCCATGGTCTATCCAATTCGGACTCCAGAGTGTCTATTGCAGAACCTAACCGATCCGCTTTGGAATTACAATGCCTAAAGTTCCTACAAGATGGCCTATCCATTGCGACGCAAAAGTCTTATAATTCTGCCCAGCGTCGTTTTGTCAACTTTTGCTATCAACTAGGTAAAATACATGCGTCTGGCTCTCCATGCCCTGCAGAGGAGTGGACCTTATGTTTGTTTGCGACTTTCTTAGCCAACTCCATGCGCCATAGCTCTATCAAAGTTTATTTGTCAGCTGTACGAGCCTTGCACATTGAACAGGGTTTCGGTGACCCTTTGACCAACTGCCTTCGGTTACAAAGAGTGCTTCGGGGCATAAAGAGAAAGCAAGGGGAGTCTCAACGCCAACGCTTACCAATCACAGATAATCTTATGTTGGTGATTAAAAGGTCTTTGAACTTAAACACAGTTGATCATTGCATGTTTTGGGCGGCCTGTACACTTGCATATTTCGGCTTTCTGAGATCATCTGAATTCACTGTGTCTTCATTGTCTGCCTTTAATCCATCTTGTCATCTACAAGTCAAGGATGTTTCAGTGGATTCAGCGGTGGCACCAATGTGTTTAAGACTGTGCATCAAAGCCTCCAAGACGGATCCATTTCGGCGGGGGACTTTTATCCATATTGGTAGAGGTAAACCTCCTCTTTGCGCTGTGGACGCCCTTCTACAGTATTTGAATTTGCGTGGGGATAGTCCTGGGCCATTATTTCTGCTACAATCAGGCCAACCTCTGACTCGATCACTCCTTACTTCATGGTTGCGCCAGATTATGGACAATGCAGGTATCCAGGGGAATTTTTCAAGCCATAGCTTCCGGATTGGTGCAGCAACAGTGGCAGCACGTAATGGGGTGCCTGATCACCAAATTCAGACATTGGGTCGCTGGTCAAGCAATGCCTATCAGCTATATATCCGAACACCTTCAGAAGTCTTGGCTAGTCTGTCTCTTCAATTGGCATAG